Part of the Sorghum bicolor cultivar BTx623 chromosome 1, Sorghum_bicolor_NCBIv3, whole genome shotgun sequence genome, ATCTTCTACTAGCCTGGCTGGGTACATGCAAGTAACCAAACAAGCAACATTTGCATGCTGCCGGCCTGGCCATGCTGAGCCTGGCTGGCTGGACGAGCCAGGCTAGGTACCATCCAAACACGCCCTTACATTCCTGTACGAAGGCTCTGACGATCAGGATTGAAAGCAAATTGCTTAGGAGCAAGAAAGTCTTGCTTGCAAGGCCGGCACAAGCTTCCAACAGGATGTTGGGCAATACAGACGGGAAGTGATCTGATCCGTTAGGATCGGACCTACTACATCTAGAAATGTCTGAAACCGGACGCCTTCCTTCCCTCCTGCTCCGTGCTCCCCTTTTCATGATCCGTCCCAATCTCTGCAATCTCATGACGGATCGATAGCCTCAGCCTTTGACAAAGATATGACGGCGACGTTTTGTGCAAATCAAGAGCGCAAAACCAATCCAATTTATTCCTCATCGAGATAGGTGGAGGGCTTGGGATGTCTGGTTTTGCTTGAGCTCCACTGGTACAGTGTGTTGCCGAAAACGTCGTAAAAGATGAACTGAGCCTGGTCTTGGTTCAGCTGGAGGGACATGAACCCTTGCCCATCGTAGAAGAACCGGAGCTTGTCCTTGTTTGGACGCAAGATTCCTCTCCATGCCTTCGAACCGCCTCCGCTCGTGAAATACTGGAGCGGACTGAATGAAACAGCACAAGCAATTGCACAAAAGGTTTGTTCAGTAACATGGAAAGTGAACTGCTCATATTCTGAAAGTGACTTGAATTCGTCTCTGTACCTGTCTCTGCTGCTAATGTGTTCCAGGCAGTGATCATGCCCATTGATGTAGAAGTCGACGCTATTGTCCTGAATGGTGTGAAAATTTTCACAAAAATAGTGTTGTTATGGACCTTTTTGAAAATTGAAACCAATTAACTGTGGTAGCTTctgaaatgttttttttttttgactgaaTAGCTTCTGAAATGTAACCTTGAGGACTGGAAGTAGTAGTTTCAGAAGCTCCTCGGTGTCACCATGCTCACTGACACTCCTCATAGTGTGATGCCCAACAACAATCTTCCACCTTGCAGTTGATTTCTTCATAGCCTCGTCCAGATCCTGCATTACACAATAAAAAAATGTTTTAGAAAACGAGCTTGCTTTCATATGTCGCTTTGCACGCACTGATCTGAATGTGTTCCAAGTGCGCACCTTCAGCAAATTGGCTATGTATTTGCCTCGAGGTGCCACCCCTCTCCAGTCATAATGATGCTTGCCACGGTGAGTCCAATACTCCAGTTGGAATGGAGTGGTGTCGAcaaagaaaaaatccgcaagttcTGACAAGATTAGGAATGATGCCACACATTTCAGTCTTTTGCTTGCCTTGTTGCAGTATTATTAGGAGATTAGTAATCCTCTCCAGGTTCAAATGAATTGCGTTTTTTTTTGTACCTGTGTTAACGATGAATGATCTCATGCAAATGAATCGGTCGTCGATCTTTCTCAAGACTGGGCTAAGCTGTGCGAGTGCATTGCCCCTGTAATCATGATTTCCTAGAACTGAAAAGGATAATGCATTCTTAGTAGTCCACATAAATTTCGTCACCGTTCATGCTAAATGGTACTAGCCAAGGCAAATGGTGCAAGAACATGGTGGATTAATTACCTAAGTACCATGGTTTCTGTAAGCTTTTAGCGGTGTAGATATCCGTGAACGATTCTTCAAATGCGTGATCATGCACGCCCTTGAGGccgttcttgtagaagttgtccCCGGTGGAAATAACAAAGTCGATGCCGAGATTCTCCCCAACCCTTCCCATCTACATAAAAAGGGTTGATTGCAAATTTCTCAGGTCAGAAGCTATTGGTGTTATGAATGAACTTGGTAAAGGTGTCGCCATAAAAATATTACTATCAAAGCATATACAAATATTAGAACGCGACATTATAAAATGGTATGAAAATAGTCATCGCGAATAACATCATCATGTATTTGCAGTTTAACAATTCATATGTAATTAGATCTGGATATCACCGATATCACCTTTTTACCAGATTTTAatttaaatttgaatttcaaataggAATACAGAATGGATATATCTGATTCGGATATTTATTCAATTCAATTTAAAGTGCATATTGTTAAATTTAACATATATGAAACAAAATATTACTACTAATTTCATCTCAATAACCAAAGTGAAATAAAATCAAGATACAATTATAATAATCTCCAATAACAAAGTGAACCAAATTATAATGGGTAATgtttaataaaatataaaaatataggcCAAGTGTAGAAATTCAAATGAGAACAGTAGGCAACAAATAGCTATTTTGCTTTATCAATATTTTCATAATTACAAAATATTACACAAATAGAGATTAAAGTATGTGAAAAGTATGTGGGTATATAACATAGACAAAGATAGCTCATTAAATAATATAGTTATCATAAATATTTGATATAACAATTAATCAATCAGATTCATTATTTATATAATATATCATGAAATTataaatgatataaaataatttACATCAGTAAATTAATGTACTAAAATAATTTACAACAACAATTATGTTAAGCTTGAACTAAAttagaaaaatactaaaattaatttaataagttaatatatagatatattatTAAATAGTTTCAATCATcattagtaaaataaaataattatttaccAAAACATTTAAATAGATTCATTATATCATATTCTTCGTGGATACGGATGAATGTCTCATATTCCATATTCTTGTCCAATATGAATCTTGGTTGAGAAGAAAATATCCACAAAGAATAAGATATAATGAATCACGTGATTTTCTTGTGAGTTGTGAAGAAAATGGATGTGACTACTCTTTCCATTTTAAAAGATCCATGTAGTTTCTATGTGAGCTGTATATTGTGAAAGTATATTTCTCATAGTGGATCTAAAAGCATAAGTCTTATGTTGTTTACTTaacatttttttctaaattGATGGTTAACATTAAGAATGTTTGGACTTAGAACAAACCTAATACAACATGGAAAAAAAAGAGGAGGTATGTGACAGGTAAAAAAACG contains:
- the LOC8056827 gene encoding purple acid phosphatase 17 encodes the protein MANGATAAMGMVLAFVAVAALCCAPGAAELPRLEHHRANNDGGSLKLLVVGDWGRKGTHNQSRVAEQMGRVGENLGIDFVISTGDNFYKNGLKGVHDHAFEESFTDIYTAKSLQKPWYLVLGNHDYRGNALAQLSPVLRKIDDRFICMRSFIVNTELADFFFVDTTPFQLEYWTHRGKHHYDWRGVAPRGKYIANLLKDLDEAMKKSTARWKIVVGHHTMRSVSEHGDTEELLKLLLPVLKDNSVDFYINGHDHCLEHISSRDSPLQYFTSGGGSKAWRGILRPNKDKLRFFYDGQGFMSLQLNQDQAQFIFYDVFGNTLYQWSSSKTRHPKPSTYLDEE